A DNA window from Megalobrama amblycephala isolate DHTTF-2021 linkage group LG11, ASM1881202v1, whole genome shotgun sequence contains the following coding sequences:
- the emc7b gene encoding ER membrane protein complex subunit 7 — MQYIKRLLDVYIALQALFALSWCFSDAEPGPVAGSQSNGDRFKIEGRAIVPGVKTQDWISTARIQVEGEEYVGFLKTDGSFAVNDVPSGSYVVEIVSPSFRFDPVRVDITSKGKMRARLVNYIKTSEVIRQPYPLQIRSSGPHTYFMKRETWGWTDFLMNPMVMMMVLPLLIIVLLPKVVNTNDPEMRKEMEQSMNMLNPNPELPDVSEFMTKLFSKGSSKSGGGNKGSRSVALKRR, encoded by the exons ATGCAATACATTAAACGTCTATTAGATGTCTATATAGCGTTGCAGGCTCTGTTTGCGTTGTCATGGTGTTTTTCTGACGCGGAGCCGGGGCCTGTAGCAGGTTCTCAGTCGAATGGAGACCGTTTCAAAATTGAAGGACGAGCGATCGTTCCTGGAGTGAAAACACAAGACTGGATCTCCACAGCACGAATCCAGGTGGAGGGCGAGGAATATGTTGGGTTTCTCAA GACTGATGGGAGCTTTGCTGTCAACGATGTTCCCTCTGGCTCATATGTGGTTGAAATCGTATCACCATCTTTCAGATTTGATCCTGTTCGGGTGGACATTACCTCCAAAGGGAAAATGAG AGCGCGCTTGGTGAATTACATCAAAACCTCAGAAGTTATTCGACAGCCATACCCTCTTCAGATCAGATCCAGTGGTCCACACACATACTTCATGAAGAGAGAAACCTGGGGGTGGACTGATTTTCTGATGAACCCAATG GTTATGATGATGGTCCTTCCCTTATTAATCATCGTCCTGCTCCCAAAGGTGGTAAATACTAATGATCCTGAGATGAGAAAG GAAATGGAGCAATCTATGAATATGTTGAATCCTAACCCAGAATTGCCAGATGTTTCTGAATTCATGACTAAATTGTTCTCCAAGGGTTCCAGTAAGTCTGGCGGAGGGAACAAAGGCAGCAGAAGTGTTGCTTTGAAGAGGAGGTAG